Proteins encoded in a region of the bacterium genome:
- the raiA gene encoding ribosome-associated translation inhibitor RaiA — MQKLELRIAARHFDITPEVRSYAEKRILPLAKFFDKIIDTQLTITQNRGNRYLIELFMSVSGRKLFSKVEDHDLFTGIDKVAHKMERLLKDFHDRVRNNKKH, encoded by the coding sequence AAGAATCGCCGCGAGACACTTTGACATAACGCCGGAGGTAAGGAGCTATGCGGAAAAACGGATTCTGCCTCTGGCGAAGTTTTTTGATAAGATCATTGACACGCAGCTTACTATAACCCAGAACAGAGGCAATAGGTATCTTATAGAGCTTTTCATGAGCGTCTCGGGAAGAAAGCTTTTCTCGAAAGTCGAGGACCACGACCTTTTTACTGGTATAGATAAGGTTGCGCATAAAATGGAGCGGTTGCTAAAGGACTTTCACGACAGGGTGCGCAACAACAAAAAACATTAA